A window of Candidatus Effluviviaceae Genus I sp. genomic DNA:
ACAAGGTCCGGGACGCCCTCGGGCTCTTCGACCTCATCCAGTCGGTGGACAGCGTGAGGCTCGCGCGCGAGATCTCGCATCGCGCGGACGCGGCGGGGAAGACCGCGCGCGTGCTCGTCGAGGTCAACACCTCGGGGGAGGGGACGAAGAACGGCCTCCCGCCCGACGAGGCGGCGGCCGCTGTCGAGCAGATGGCCGGCCTTCCCGGGCTCCGGGTCGAGGGGCTCATGACGGTGGGGGCGTTCCTCCCGGACCCCGAGGACGTCCGCCCGTGCTTCAGGCGGCTCCGGGCGCTGCGCGACGAGATCGAGGAGCGCGTCGTCCCCGGCGTGAGCATGGCGCACCTCTCGATGGGCATGACGAACGACTTCGAGGTCGCGGTCGAGGAAGGCGCCACGCTCGTGCGAGTCGGGCGCGCGATCTTCGGCGAGCGGCCGACGGACTGACGACGGAGGACGGACGATGGCGAAGGACACGACGCTGGCCGAGCGCATCGGGAAGGCCGCCGACTACGTGCGGAAGCGCACCGACCTCAAGCCGCAGGTCGCGGTCGTCCTCGGGAGCGGCCTCGGCGACCTCTCCGGCATCACGCGCGACGCGGTGACGATCCCGTTCGGGAAGATCCCGAACTTCCCGACGTCCTCGGTGCAGGGGCACGCGGGCGAGCTCATGATCGGGAAGATCGGGCGGAAGACCGTCGCCGTCATGAACGGCCGCGTGCACTACTACGAAGGCTACACGATGGAGGAGGTGGCCTTCCCGGTCCGCGTCCTCCGCGCCCTCGGGGCGAAGAAGCTCGTCCTCACCTGCGCCGCGGGCGGCATGAACCCGCTGTACGAGCGCGGTGACATCGTGGCGGTCGTGGACCACATCAACCTGACCGGCGACAACCCGCTCATCGGGCCGAACGACGACCGGCTCGGTCCGCGCTTCCCCGACATGTCCGAGCCCTACGACCGCGAGTACCTCAAGGCCGTCGAGGACATCGCGCTCGAGGAGCGGATCCGGCTCAGGAAGGGCGTCTTCATCGGCGTGGCGGGGCCGAACCTCGAGACGGCCGCCGAGTACCGGTTCCTGAGGATGATCGGCGGCGACGTGGTGAGCATGTCCATGATCGCCGAGAACATCGCCGCCGTCCACGGCGGCATGCGTGTCGCCGGGTTCGCGGTCGTGACCGACATGTGTCTCCCGGATGCGCTCAGGGAAGCGAGCCACCTCGAGATCCTCAAGGCGGCGAAGTCGGCGGCGCCCAAGCTCACGAAGCTGGTCGCGCGGCTCATCGAGAAGATGTAGAGGCTCAAGCGATGCCCTTCAGGGAGCTACCCAAGACGCAGAGCCTTCCGGAGATCGAGCAGCAGGTGCTCGACTTCTGGGACCGGCACGGCACGTTCCGCAGGAGCACCGAGCTTCGCGCGGGCGCGAAGCCGTTCGTCTTCTATGAGGGCCCGCCCACGGCGAACGGCCACCCGGGCGCGCACCACGTCCTCGCGCGGACCATCAAGGACATCGTCTGCCGCTACAAGACCATGCGCGGGTTCCGCGTGGACAGGAAGGCCGGCTGGGACACGCACGGCCTTCCCGTGGAGATCGAGGTCGAGAAGGCTCTCAACCTCGAGAGCAAGGAGGACATCGAGCGGTACGGCGTCGCCGAATTCATTCAGAAGTCGCGCGAGAGCGTCTTCACGTACAAGGACGAGTGGGATCGCCTCACGCGCCGGATGGGCTACTGGGTGGACCTCTCGGACGCGTACGTCACGTGCACGAACGAGTACATCGAGTCGGTCTGGCACATCCTGAAGACGATGTGGGACCGCGGCCTCATCTACCGGGGCCACAAGATCCTCCCGTACTGCCCCCGCTGCGGGACGCCGCTCTCGAGCCACGAGGTCGCGCAGGGGTACGAGGACGCGAAGGACCCGTCCGTGTTCGTCCGCATGCGCCTCAAGGACGAGCCGGGCACGTCGCTCCTCGTGTGGACGACGACCCCGTGGACGCTCATCTCGAACGTCGCGCTCGCCGTCGCGCCGACCGAGTCGTACGTCAAGGTCCGCCACGGCGACGAGAACCTCATCCTCGCGGAGGCGCGGCTCTCGGTCCTCGACGGCCCGTACGAGGTCGTCGGGAAGCTCATGGGCCTCGACCTCATCCAGCGCGAGTACGAGCCGCTCTACTCGTTCGTGCCGCCCGACCGCCGGGCGCACTTCGTCATCCCGGCCGGGTTCGTCACGCTCGAGGACGGCACGGGCACCGTGCACATCGCGCCGGCGTTCGGCGAGGACGACTACCGGGTGGGGAAGGAGCACGACCTCCCGTTCGTGCAGCCCGTGGACGGCGCCGGCCGCTTCACGCCCGAGGTCGCCCCGTGGGCCGGCATGTTCATCAAGGACGCCGACCCGCTCATCATCGAGGACCTCACGAAGCGCGGGCTCCTCTACAAGAGCGGGACCATCGTGCACACCTACCCGTTCTGCTGGCGGTGCGACTCGCCGCTCGTGTACTACGCGCGGAACTCGTGGTACGTCCGGACGACGCAGTTCAAGGACGAGATGATCCGGAACAACCGCGCGATCAAGTGGCACCCGAAGGAGATCGGCCAGAACCGCCTCGGCGACTGGCTCGAGAACAACGTGGACTGGGCCATCTCGCGAGACCGCTACTGGGGCACGCCGCTCAACGTCTGGGTCTGCGGCGCGTGCGGTCGGCAGGCGGCGGTCGGCGGCATCGAGGAGCTCCGGCGGCTGAGCCTGGGTCCCCTGCCCGAGCCGCTCGATCTTCACAAGCCCGTCGTGGACGGGATCCGACTGAAGTGCGAGGGCTGCGGCGGCGAGATGTCCCGGACGCCGGAGGTCATCGACTGCTGGTTCGACACGGGGTCCATGCCGTACGCGCAGTGGCACTGGCCGATGGAGCACGCAAAGGAGTTCGAAGAGCACTTCCCCGCGGACTTCATCGCCGAGGGCGTGGACCAGACGCGCGGGTGGTTCTACGCGCTCCTGGCCATCTCGACCATCGTGTCGGGCAAGGCGTCCTTCAAGGTCTGCATCTCGAACGAGATGGTGCTCGACAAGAGCGGCAAGAAGATGAGCAAGTCCGTCGGGAACACCGTGGACTCGTTCAAGGTGATGGAGCGGCACGGCGCCGACGCGCTCCGCTGGTACTTCCTCGCGACGAGCCCGCCGTGGGTGCCCACGCGCTTCGACGACGCCGGCGTGAAGGAGGTCGCGGGGAAGGTCTTCGACACGCTCAGGAACACGTACGGGTTCCTGTCGCTCTACGCGAACATCGACGGATACGA
This region includes:
- a CDS encoding purine-nucleoside phosphorylase, which produces MAKDTTLAERIGKAADYVRKRTDLKPQVAVVLGSGLGDLSGITRDAVTIPFGKIPNFPTSSVQGHAGELMIGKIGRKTVAVMNGRVHYYEGYTMEEVAFPVRVLRALGAKKLVLTCAAGGMNPLYERGDIVAVVDHINLTGDNPLIGPNDDRLGPRFPDMSEPYDREYLKAVEDIALEERIRLRKGVFIGVAGPNLETAAEYRFLRMIGGDVVSMSMIAENIAAVHGGMRVAGFAVVTDMCLPDALREASHLEILKAAKSAAPKLTKLVARLIEKM
- a CDS encoding isoleucine--tRNA ligase; the protein is MPFRELPKTQSLPEIEQQVLDFWDRHGTFRRSTELRAGAKPFVFYEGPPTANGHPGAHHVLARTIKDIVCRYKTMRGFRVDRKAGWDTHGLPVEIEVEKALNLESKEDIERYGVAEFIQKSRESVFTYKDEWDRLTRRMGYWVDLSDAYVTCTNEYIESVWHILKTMWDRGLIYRGHKILPYCPRCGTPLSSHEVAQGYEDAKDPSVFVRMRLKDEPGTSLLVWTTTPWTLISNVALAVAPTESYVKVRHGDENLILAEARLSVLDGPYEVVGKLMGLDLIQREYEPLYSFVPPDRRAHFVIPAGFVTLEDGTGTVHIAPAFGEDDYRVGKEHDLPFVQPVDGAGRFTPEVAPWAGMFIKDADPLIIEDLTKRGLLYKSGTIVHTYPFCWRCDSPLVYYARNSWYVRTTQFKDEMIRNNRAIKWHPKEIGQNRLGDWLENNVDWAISRDRYWGTPLNVWVCGACGRQAAVGGIEELRRLSLGPLPEPLDLHKPVVDGIRLKCEGCGGEMSRTPEVIDCWFDTGSMPYAQWHWPMEHAKEFEEHFPADFIAEGVDQTRGWFYALLAISTIVSGKASFKVCISNEMVLDKSGKKMSKSVGNTVDSFKVMERHGADALRWYFLATSPPWVPTRFDDAGVKEVAGKVFDTLRNTYGFLSLYANIDGYDPARHAAPLSSRPAMDRWIISTLNTTVADVVQSMDAYDLTKAVRRLQSFVIEDVSNWYVRLSRSRFWKGEMDDDKKAAYSTLYEVLTTTVRAMAPFAPFSTEDLHGRLREGGGGDGVPESVHLCAFPEADLRAVDAELETAMEWARTVVTLGRAARNASAIKVRQPLGKLLVAGVPQDARGPVEALSSLVLAELNVKELAWADQSELIVQKAAPVFPSLGPKHGKDVNQVADAIRELPPDDVAVLAAGASVKAVVSDELVVIEPADVEIVRDTPEGLAVQSDGRLAVALDTTITPELRDEGLARETINKIQFMRKEAGFQVVDRIHVRYEAAPRLKKAIKRFSARIAKETLAADIAESNEAGELQKEWDVNGEWARISVERVERGAAEGSGSLRGGGDR